A region of Panicum virgatum strain AP13 chromosome 8N, P.virgatum_v5, whole genome shotgun sequence DNA encodes the following proteins:
- the LOC120686373 gene encoding cysteine-rich receptor-like protein kinase 6 isoform X1, with amino-acid sequence MASLQSQESLASTLPTNLPATFMKEITTDFASERELGRSVFGIVYKGVLPETEGNRMIAVKRLAENSPVPAGKTFETEVTNLMAFKHRNVVELVSFCHEAQKKVVQHSGRYVIVDVIESCLCYKYLPKGSLDKHLYADTTSITWDTRLKIIKGICQGLHFLHKELDGPLVHMNLVPSSIWLDDNWVPKIADFGLSRLFGQEQTRMYTVNVKGYNGYMAPEYLYRGEISTMSDIYSLGMLILEITTGEKNCGYSEDRSARNFVTNVHQNWKTNEQIIHKYPSLDPNGLQQVNACIVIGLKCVEADRNKRPSIVDIVDKLNGKRVPIFDQASTSQER; translated from the exons ATGGCGAGCCTGCAGAGCCAGGAGAGTCTTGCGAGTACATTACCGACAAACCTACCAGCGACCTTTATGAAGGAAATTACCACCGATTTTGCTTCTGAGCGAGAACTTGGCCGCTCTGTATTTGGAATAGTTTACAAG GGTGTTCTTCCAGAGACAGAAGGGAACCGCATGATTGCTGTGAAGAGACTTGCTGAGAACTCACCAGTGCCGGCTGGCAAAACATTTGAAACTGAGGTTACAAATCTTATGGCATTTAAACACAGAAATGTAGTAGAGCTGGTTAGCTTCTGCCACGAAGCACAGAAGAAAGTAGTTCAGCATAGTGGGAGATATGTGATTGTAGACGTGATCGAAAGCTGTCTTTGCTACAAATATCTGCCGAAGGGAAGTCTTGACAAGCATCTTTATG CGGACACTACGTCAATAACCTGGGACACACGACTCAAAATAATTAAAGGGATCTGCCAAGGTTTACATTTCCTTCACAAGGAATTGGATGGGCCCCTTGTTCATATGAACCTTGTGCCCAGCTCAATATGGTTGGATGATAACTGGGTGCCAAAGATTGCTGATTTTGGTCTCTCAAGACTCTTTGGCCAAGAGCAGACCAGGATGTACACAGTCAATGTTAAGGGATATAA TGGGTACATGGCTCCAGAATATCTATACAGAGGTGAAATCTCCACCATGTCAGACATATATAGTTTAGGCATGCTTATTCTTGAGATCACGACTGGAGAGAAGAACTGTGGATATTCTGAAGACAGATCTGCAAGAAACTTTGTTACCAAT GTACATCAAAATTGGAAAACGAATGAGCAAATAATACACAAGTACCCATCACTAGATCCAAATGGCCTCCAGCAAGTAAATGCATGCATTGTAATTGGGCTGAAGTGTGTGGAGGCTGATCGGAACAAAAGGCCTTCCATAGTTGATATTGTTGATAAGCTCAATGGGAAACGTGTACCAATTTTTGACCAG GCCTCCACTTCCCAGGAGCGATGA
- the LOC120686373 gene encoding cysteine-rich receptor-like protein kinase 19 isoform X2 produces the protein MIAVKRLAENSPVPAGKTFETEVTNLMAFKHRNVVELVSFCHEAQKKVVQHSGRYVIVDVIESCLCYKYLPKGSLDKHLYADTTSITWDTRLKIIKGICQGLHFLHKELDGPLVHMNLVPSSIWLDDNWVPKIADFGLSRLFGQEQTRMYTVNVKGYNGYMAPEYLYRGEISTMSDIYSLGMLILEITTGEKNCGYSEDRSARNFVTNVHQNWKTNEQIIHKYPSLDPNGLQQVNACIVIGLKCVEADRNKRPSIVDIVDKLNGKRVPIFDQASTSQER, from the exons ATGATTGCTGTGAAGAGACTTGCTGAGAACTCACCAGTGCCGGCTGGCAAAACATTTGAAACTGAGGTTACAAATCTTATGGCATTTAAACACAGAAATGTAGTAGAGCTGGTTAGCTTCTGCCACGAAGCACAGAAGAAAGTAGTTCAGCATAGTGGGAGATATGTGATTGTAGACGTGATCGAAAGCTGTCTTTGCTACAAATATCTGCCGAAGGGAAGTCTTGACAAGCATCTTTATG CGGACACTACGTCAATAACCTGGGACACACGACTCAAAATAATTAAAGGGATCTGCCAAGGTTTACATTTCCTTCACAAGGAATTGGATGGGCCCCTTGTTCATATGAACCTTGTGCCCAGCTCAATATGGTTGGATGATAACTGGGTGCCAAAGATTGCTGATTTTGGTCTCTCAAGACTCTTTGGCCAAGAGCAGACCAGGATGTACACAGTCAATGTTAAGGGATATAA TGGGTACATGGCTCCAGAATATCTATACAGAGGTGAAATCTCCACCATGTCAGACATATATAGTTTAGGCATGCTTATTCTTGAGATCACGACTGGAGAGAAGAACTGTGGATATTCTGAAGACAGATCTGCAAGAAACTTTGTTACCAAT GTACATCAAAATTGGAAAACGAATGAGCAAATAATACACAAGTACCCATCACTAGATCCAAATGGCCTCCAGCAAGTAAATGCATGCATTGTAATTGGGCTGAAGTGTGTGGAGGCTGATCGGAACAAAAGGCCTTCCATAGTTGATATTGTTGATAAGCTCAATGGGAAACGTGTACCAATTTTTGACCAG GCCTCCACTTCCCAGGAGCGATGA